In a single window of the Montipora capricornis isolate CH-2021 chromosome 11, ASM3666992v2, whole genome shotgun sequence genome:
- the LOC138023005 gene encoding uncharacterized protein — MVTVDSVATRLNKISASSAGGPTSVKSPPRIWKQANIPPVPKGTSIEDFNKDLRPISLTSTLFKVTEGFSIDKELEPVRLECTDPNKFGFIPNSWTTFALISMLQHWPEATDGTGSHVWAALLDYRKASDLVDHNLLVAKLYSLGVKPTVVNRVAGFLRERSQRGKLGSDCFSEFTPVPAGISLDTCIGPCLFLVMINDLTTTDNSLSAMWKFADDTTDSEVVPKFGRSNLQATVDHVLNWSNGNKVNSFRCKELRVSV; from the exons ATGGTGACAGTGGACTCTGTTGCAACACGGCTAAACAAGATCAGCGCATCAAGTGCTGGGGGCCCGACG TCTGTTAAGTCCCCGCCACGTATTTGGAAACAAGCGAATATCCCACCAGTCCCCAAAGGCACCTCTATCGAAGATTTCAACAAAGATCTGAGGCCCATATCTCTAACTTCCACGTTGTTTAAAGTCACCGAGGGGTTTAGTATTGATAAAGAACTCGAACCTGTGAGGCTCGAGTGCACGGATCCTAACAAGTTTGGATTTATACCTAATTCCTGGACCACGTTCGCACTCATTTCTATGCTGCAGCACTGGCCTGAAGCAACAGATGGAACTGGCTCCCATGTCTGGGCAGCTCTCCTAGACTATAGAAAGGCTTCTGATCTTGTGGACCATAATTTACTGGTCGCCAAACTTTATAGTCTAGGAGTTAAACCCACCGTTGTCAACAGGGTTGCGGGCTTCCTACGAGAGAGATCCCAACGTGGCAAGCTTGGCTCTGATTGTTTCTCAGAGTTCACCCCAGTCCCCGCCGGGATTTCACTGGATACCTGCATTGGTCCGTGTCTctttttggtcatgataaatgaCCTCACCACTACGGATAACTCTCTGTCGGCCATGTGGaaatttgctgatgatacaacgGACTCGGAAGTTGTTCCAAAGTTTGGTAGGAGTAACTTACAAGCCACAGTGGACCACGTCCTCAACTGGTCAAACGGCAACAAAGTCAACTCATTTAGGTGCAAGGAACTCCGTGTTTCCGTGTAG
- the LOC138023006 gene encoding uncharacterized protein, with protein MANAGEDGDVSKETLESWNERVREITRGWNPENVWNMDETGSFWRGLPDTSLNEKGRRCRRRKQAKQRHTWAFFVGSSCDAEVFIFAEDSINVCSGNIDKTNPKWRNEIREQIIDDEDVMLSAQAEKQDRTNEEEEEDEFDPELKHPVIKTIQKAEEVTEQLKDFAQFNGHEELSLALSKVSDLLHQIKLRSLKLPTIITDFFTSC; from the coding sequence ATGGCCAATGCGGGAGAGGACGGGGATGTGAGCAAGGAAACGCTGGAAAGCTGGAACGAGCGCGTAAGAGAGATCACACGAGGATGGAATCCAGAGAATGTGTGGAACATGGATGAAACCGGCAGCTTTTGGAGAGGTCTACCCGATACAAGCCTGAACGAAAAGGGACGGCGATGTAGGCGAAGAAAGCAGGCCAAACAGAGGCATACGTGGGCCTTTTTTGTTGGCTCTTCCTGTGATGCTGAAGTGTTCATCTTCGCAGAAGACAGCATAAATGTATGCTCAGGAAACATCGACAAAACCAATCCCAAGTGGAGGAATGAGATACGGGAGCAAATTATTGATGACGAGGATGTTATGTTATCTGCCCAAGCCGAAAAACAAGACAGAACaaatgaggaagaagaagaagatgagtTTGACCCTGAGCTCAAACACCCTGTCATAAAGACAATACAAAAGGCAGAGGAAGTGACTGAACAGCTGAAAGACTTTGCACAGTTTAACGGTCATGAAGAACTGTCGTTGGCCCTAAGCAAAGTGAGCGATTTGCTCCATCAAATCAAGTTACGCAGTCTTAAATTGCCGACAATAATAACTGATTTTTTCACATCATGTTGA
- the LOC138023007 gene encoding phosphatidylinositol phosphatase PTPRQ-like produces the protein MLASVCGLVLTFFKLKITNILISSGWGLEKTVAAVTINGAPEQFIIVGNEIELTCHYNSTPAASEVRWQKNGLLISRNATMENGTRGNITHFNETSIQLTISQSISADAANYTCFVIKILDNSSDTIAIRVKPDPPQSVIIASKTSRTITISWKSGFDGNSEISSYTVEISEDNQNFSDGYCQGLSNSSCRVSGLITNATLEGLHPGRMYYVRVFANNKVGQSDASSIVNATTDEEVPSAPPTSVQGHNLSSTSIFVSWGEVPPDDKNGVILSYTVTYRALPSGSEQMENVTAPNTTATLTGLNEYTNYSITVFASTIKGGGNKSVPIVVITDEDIPSAAPTSVQGHNLSSSSIFVSWGEVPPDDKNGVILSYTITYRALPSGSEQMENVTAPNTTATLTGLNEYTNYSITVFASTIKGGGNKSVPIVVITDEDIPSAPPTSVQGHNLSSTSIFVSWGEVPPDDKNGVILSYTVTYRALPNGSEQMENVTTPNTTATLTGLNEYTNYSITVFASTIKGGGNKSVPIVVITDEDIPSAPPTSVQGHNLSSTSIFVSWGEVPPDDKNGVILSYTVTYRALPSGSEQMENVTAPNTTATLTGLNEYTNYSITVFTSTIKGGGNKSVPIVVITDEDIPSAPPTSVQGHNLSSTSIFVSWGEVPPDDKNGVILSYTVTYRALPSGSEQMENVTAPNTTATLTGLNEYTNYSITVFASTIKGGGNKSVPIVVITDENIPSAPPTSVQGHNLSSTSIFVSWGEVPPDDKNGVILSYTVTYRALPSGSEQMENVTAPNTTATLTGLNEYTNYSITVFASTIKGGGNKSVPIVVITDEDITNAPPTSVQGHNLSSTSIFVSWGEVPPDEKNGVILSYTVIYRALPSGSEQMENVTAPNTTATLTGLNEYTNYSITVFASTIKGGGNKSVPIVVITDEDIPSAPPTSVQGHNLSSTSIFVSWEEVPTDDKNGVILSYTVTYRALPNGSEQMENVTTPTTTATLTGLNEYTNYSITVFASTIKGGGNKSVPIVVITDEDIPSAPPTSVQGHNLSSTSIFVSWGEVPADDQNGVILSYTVTYRALPSGSEKMENVTAPNTTATLRGLNEYTNYSITVFASTIKGGGNKSVPIVVITDENIPSAAPTSVQGHNLSSTSIFVSWGEVPPDDKNGVILSYTVTYRALPSGSEQMENVTAPNTTATLTGLNEYTNYSITVFASTIKGGGNKSVPIVVITDEDIPSAPPTSVQGHNLSSTSIFVSWGEVPPDEKNGVILSYTVTYRALPSGSEQMENVTAPNTTATLTGLNEYTNYKITVFASTIKGGGNKSVPIVVITDEDIPSAPPTSVQGHNLSSTSIFVSWGEVPPDDKNGVILSYTVTYRALPSGSEQMENVTAPNTTATLTGLNEYTNYSITVFASTIKGGGNKSVPIVVITDEDIPSAPPTSVQGHDLSSTSIFVSWGEVPPDDQNGVILSYTVTYKALPDGSEQTYHVTARTTLATLTGLNEYTNYGITVFASTIKGGGPDSQPLIIITDQDAPSASPTSLQGHNTSSTSIFVSWSEVPEADQNGVILSHTVTYQALPPYASPGSKLTETVSALKTSITLEDLNEHTNYSITVYASTVKGGGTISAPIIVRTDEDKPSAPPSSIQGYNTSATSIFVSWGEVPELDQNGVILSYTVTYHTLPSGPERTKTVIAPTTNIILGNLSEFTDYSITVFASTIKGGGTTSAAIVVRTDEDSPVPTLTPPRMPSVTEREQAVEMSLTADEDFKWDFNTDKSFKGTMASVTSAYCESKRTECALRDQRRMRREVILYKPDEVHLLPGYPSNVSGSLQVAFYVQQPQGLFTGNTSVLPSNTLLQIVESSKSSLEKAIGANITSAKVLPTTKVQESDDAGSSESPNLIAIRVSVAVSTLFVVVCIVIFVWRVKKKRARAEIQPGDQDSFQERQSEPAK, from the exons ATGTTAGCTtcagtttgtggccttgttttaacatttttcaagctgaaaatcactaacatattgatatcaagtgggtggggactggaaaaaa CTGTAGCAGCGGTGACAATCAATGGTGCTCCAGAGCAGTTTATCATCGTAGGAAATGAAATAGAGCTGACATGCCACTACAACTCTACACCAGCGGCATCAGAAGTACGGTGGCAGAAGAATGGATTACTCATATCAAGAAATGCCACTATGGAGAACGGTACGCGAGGAAACATCACGCATTTCAATGAAACTTCGATACAGCTAACGATCAGTCAAAGTATCTCAGCAGATGCTGCCAACTACACATGTTTTGTTATAAAGATTCTTGATAATTCATCTGATACGATCGCGATTCGAG TCAAACCAGACCCACCTCAGAGTGTGATCATTGCATCAAAGACATCTAGGACAATAACAATTTCCTGGAAGTCTGGTTTTGATGGAAACAGTGAAATCAGCTCGTACACAGTGGAGATTAGCGAGGACAATCAAAATTTTAGTGACGGATACTGTCAAGGATTGTCCAACAGTTCCTGTAGAGTATCGGGCCTTATAACCAACGCTACTCTTGAGGGCCTTCATCCTGGTCGGATGTACTACGTTAGGGTGTTCGCAAATAATAAAGTTGGGCAAAGTGACGCAAGCTCCATAGTAAATGCAACCACAGACGAAGAAG TCCCAAGTGCTCCTCCGACTTCTGTCCAAGGACATAACTTAAGTTCTACAAGCATTTTCGTCAGCTGGGGAGAAGTTCCACCAGATGATAAAAATGGTGTTATTCTGAGTTACACCGTTACATACAGGGCATTGCCTAGTGGGTCTGAACAAATGGAGAACGTGACTGCTCCGAATACAACTGCTACTCTGACAGGTCTGAATGAATACACTAACTACAGCATAACAGTGTTTGCATCTACTATCAAAGGAGGTGGAAATAAAAGTGTACCTATCGTTGTCATCACAGATGAGGACA TCCCAAGTGCTGCTCCGACTTCTGTCCAAGGACATAACTTAAGTTCTTCAAGCATTTTCGTCAGCTGGGGAGAAGTTCCACCAGATGATAAAAATGGTGTTATTCTGAGTTACACCATTACATACAGGGCATTGCCTAGTGGGTCTGAACAAATGGAGAACGTGACTGCTCCAAATACAACTGCTACTCTGACAGGTCTGAATGAATACACTAACTACAGCATAACAGTGTTTGCATCTACTATCAAAGGAGGTGGAAATAAAAGTGTACCTATCGTTGTCATCACAGATGAGGACA TCCCAAGTGCTCCTCCGACTTCTGTCCAAGGACATAACTTAAGTTCTACAAGCATTTTCGTCAGCTGGGGAGAAGTTCCACCAGATGATAAAAATGGTGTTATTCTAAGTTACACCGTTACATACAGGGCATTGCCTAATGGGTCTGAACAAATGGAGAACGTGACTACCCCAAATACAACTGCTACTCTGACAGGTCTGAATGAATACACTAACTACAGCATAACAGTGTTTGCATCTACTATCAAAGGAGGTGGAAATAAAAGTGTACCTATCGTTGTCATCACAGATGAGGACA TCCCAAGTGCTCCTCCGACTTCTGTCCAAGGACATAACTTAAGTTCTACAAGCATTTTCGTCAGCTGGGGAGAAGTTCCACCAGATGATAAAAATGGCGTTATTCTGAGTTACACCGTTACATACAGGGCATTGCCTAGTGGGTCTGAACAAATGGAGAACGTGACTGCTCCAAATACAACTGCTACTCTGACAGGTCTGAATGAATACACTAACTACAGCATAACAGTGTTTACATCTACTATCAAAGGAGGTGGAAATAAAAGTGTACCTATCGTTGTCATCACAGATGAGGACA TCCCAAGTGCTCCTCCGACTTCTGTCCAAGGACATAACTTAAGTTCAACAAGCATTTTCGTCAGCTGGGGAGAAGTTCCACCGGATGATAAAAATGGTGTTATTCTGAGTTACACCGTTACATACAGGGCATTGCCTAGTGGGTCTGAACAAATGGAGAACGTGACTGCTCCAAATACAACTGCTACTCTGACAGGTCTGAATGAATACACTAACTACAGCATAACAGTGTTTGCATCTACTATCAAAGGAGGTGGAAATAAAAGTGTACCTATCGTTGTCATCACAGATGAGAACA TCCCAAGTGCTCCTCCGACTTCTGTCCAAGGACATAACTTAAGTTCTACAAGCATTTTCGTCAGCTGGGGAGAAGTTCCACCAGATGATAAAAATGGTGTTATTCTGAGTTACACCGTTACATACAGGGCATTGCCTAGTGGGTCTGAACAAATGGAGAACGTGACTGCTCCAAATACAACTGCTACTCTGACAGGTCTGAATGAATACACTAACTACAGCATAACAGTGTTTGCATCTACTATCAAAGGAGGTGGAAATAAAAGTGTACCTATCGTTGTCATCACAGATGAGGACA TCACAAATGCTCCTCCGACTTCTGTCCAAGGACATAACTTAAGTTCAACAAGCATTTTCGTCAGCTGGGGAGAAGTTCCACCAGATGAAAAAAATGGTGTTATTCTGAGTTACACCGTTATATACAGGGCATTGCCTAGTGGGTCTGAACAAATGGAGAACGTGACTGCTCCAAATACAACTGCTACTCTGACAGGTCTGAATGAATACACTAACTACAGCATAACAGTATTTGCATCTACTATCAAAGGAGGTGGAAATAAAAGTGTACCTATCGTTGTCATCACAGATGAGGACA TCCCAAGTGCTCCTCCGACTTCTGTCCAAGGACATAACTTAAGTTCTACAAGCATTTTCGTCAGCTGGGAAGAAGTTCCAACAGATGATAAAAATGGTGTTATTCTAAGTTACACCGTTACATACAGGGCATTGCCTAATGGGTCTGAACAAATGGAGAACGTGACTACCCCAACTACAACTGCTACTCTGACAGGTCTGAATGAATACACTAACTACAGCATAACAGTGTTTGCATCTACTATCAAAGGAGGTGGAAATAAAAGTGTACCTATCGTTGTCATCACAGATGAGGACA TCCCAAGTGCTCCTCCGACTTCTGTCCAAGGACATAACTTAAGTTCAACAAGCATTTTCGTCAGCTGGGGAGAAGTTCCAGCAGATGATCAAAATGGTGTTATTCTGAGTTACACCGTTACATACAGGGCATTGCCTAGTGGGTCTGAAAAAATGGAGAACGTGACTGCTCCAAATACAACTGCTACTCTGAGAGGTCTGAATGAATACACTAACTACAGCATAACAGTGTTTGCATCTACTATCAAAGGAGGTGGAAATAAAAGTGTACCTATCGTTGTCATCACAGATGAGAACA TCCCAAGTGCTGCTCCGACTTCTGTCCAAGGACATAACTTAAGTTCTACAAGCATTTTCGTCAGCTGGGGAGAAGTTCCACCAGATGATAAAAATGGTGTTATTCTGAGTTACACCGTTACATACAGGGCATTGCCTAGTGGGTCTGAACAAATGGAGAACGTGACTGCTCCAAATACAACTGCTACTCTGACAGGTCTGAATGAATACACTAACTACAGCATAACAGTGTTTGCATCTACTATCAAAGGAGGTGGAAATAAAAGTGTACCTATCGTTGTCATCACAGATGAGGACA TCCCAAGTGCTCCTCCGACTTCTGTCCAAGGACATAACTTAAGTTCAACAAGCATTTTCGTCAGCTGGGGAGAAGTTCCACCAGATGAAAAAAATGGTGTTATTCTGAGTTACACCGTTACATACAGGGCATTGCCTAGTGGGTCTGAACAAATGGAGAACGTGACTGCTCCAAATACAACTGCTACTCTGACAGGTCTGAATGAATACACTAACTACAAAATAACAGTGTTTGCATCTACTATCAAAGGAGGTGGAAATAAAAGTGTACCTATCGTTGTCATCACAGATGAGGACA TCCCAAGTGCTCCTCCGACTTCTGTCCAAGGACATAACTTAAGTTCTACAAGCATTTTCGTCAGCTGGGGAGAAGTTCCACCAGATGATAAAAATGGTGTTATTCTGAGTTATACCGTTACATACAGGGCATTGCCTAGTGGGTCTGAACAAATGGAGAACGTGACTGCTCCAAATACAACTGCTACTCTGACAGGTCTGAATGAATACACTAACTACAGCATAACAGTGTTTGCATCTACTATCAAAGGAGGTGGAAATAAAAGTGTACCTATCGTTGTCATCACAGATGAGGACA TCCCAAGTGCTCCTCCGACTTCTGTCCAAGGGCATGACTTAAGTTCTACAAGCATTTTCGTCAGCTGGGGAGAGGTTCCACCAGATGATCAAAATGGTGTTATATTGAGTTACACTGTTACCTACAAGGCATTACCCGATGGGTCTGAGCAAACTTATCATGTCACTGCACGAACCACTCTAGCTACATTGACAGGTCTGAATGAATACACCAACTATGGCATTACAGTGTTTGCGTCTACTATCAAAGGAGGTGGACCTGACAGTCAACCACTCATAATCATTACAGATCAAGACG CGCCAAGTGCCTCTCCAACTTCTCTGCAAGGACATAACACAAGCTCTACAAGCATCTTCGTCAGCTGGAGCGAAGTTCCAGAAGCTGATCAAAATGGTGTTATACTGAGTCATACAGTTACATACCAAGCCTTGCCTCCGTACGCGTCACCGGGTTCCAAACTAACCGAAACTGTCAGTGCTCTAAAAACAAGCATTACTTTAGAAGATCTCAATGAACACACCAACTACAGCATCACAGTGTACGCGTCTACTGTAAAAGGAGGTGGAACTATCAGTGCCCCTATCATTGTGAGAACAGACGAGGACA AACCAAGTGCTCCTCCCAGTTCTATCCAAGGATATAACACAAGTGCTACAAGCATTTTTGTCAGTTGGGGAGAAGTTCCAGAGCTTGATCAAAATGGTGTTATACTGAGTTATACAGTTACCTACCACACGTTACCGTCAGGTCCTGAACGCACCAAAACCGTCATTGCTCCAACTACCAATATTATTTTAGGAAATCTAAGTGAATTCACCGACTACAGCATCACAGTCTTTGCATCTACTATAAAAGGAGGTGGAACTACCAGTGCCGCTATCGTTGTGAGAACAGACGAGGACA GTCCAGTTCCGACGCTAACTCCACCACGGATGCCATCAGTAACAGAGAGAGAGCAGGCAGTAGAGATGTCCCTTACAGCAGATGAAGAC TTTAAATGGGACTTCAACACCGACAAGTCTTTTAAAGGTACAATGGCGTCTGTTACATCCGCTTACTGTGAAAGCAAAAGAACCGAATGTGCACTTAGAGACCAAAGACGAATGAG